From a region of the Zingiber officinale cultivar Zhangliang chromosome 10B, Zo_v1.1, whole genome shotgun sequence genome:
- the LOC122029418 gene encoding uncharacterized protein LOC122029418 isoform X1 — protein sequence MRPPSLLSLTIDSALRHIAHITDLSSIPDQILLELFRKTLQAGKLTEKVLKLFMATGNEQILSFIQSLNIRPILAPVLPTRCSENSRIM from the exons ATGCGACCTCCCTCGTTGCTTTCTCTTACCATCGATTCCGCGCTCCGCCACATCGCTCACATCACTGATCTCTCTTCCATCCCCGACCAAATCCTCCTCGAGCTCTTCAGG AAGACCCTGCAGGCAGGCAAACTGACAGAGAAGGTACTGAAGTTATTCATGGCAACTGGCAATGAGCAAATTTTATCTTTTATTCAGAGCCTTAATATCAGACCAATTCTTGCCCCTGTCCTCCCTACAA GATGCTCTGAAAATTCTAGAATCATGTGA
- the LOC122029418 gene encoding uncharacterized protein LOC122029418 isoform X2, which yields MRPPSLLSLTIDSALRHIAHITDLSSIPDQILLELFRTLQAGKLTEKVLKLFMATGNEQILSFIQSLNIRPILAPVLPTRCSENSRIM from the exons ATGCGACCTCCCTCGTTGCTTTCTCTTACCATCGATTCCGCGCTCCGCCACATCGCTCACATCACTGATCTCTCTTCCATCCCCGACCAAATCCTCCTCGAGCTCTTCAGG ACCCTGCAGGCAGGCAAACTGACAGAGAAGGTACTGAAGTTATTCATGGCAACTGGCAATGAGCAAATTTTATCTTTTATTCAGAGCCTTAATATCAGACCAATTCTTGCCCCTGTCCTCCCTACAA GATGCTCTGAAAATTCTAGAATCATGTGA
- the LOC122029418 gene encoding uncharacterized protein LOC122029418 isoform X3 yields the protein MRPPSLLSLTIDSALRHIAHITDLSSIPDQILLELFRAGKLTEKVLKLFMATGNEQILSFIQSLNIRPILAPVLPTRCSENSRIM from the exons ATGCGACCTCCCTCGTTGCTTTCTCTTACCATCGATTCCGCGCTCCGCCACATCGCTCACATCACTGATCTCTCTTCCATCCCCGACCAAATCCTCCTCGAGCTCTTCAGG GCAGGCAAACTGACAGAGAAGGTACTGAAGTTATTCATGGCAACTGGCAATGAGCAAATTTTATCTTTTATTCAGAGCCTTAATATCAGACCAATTCTTGCCCCTGTCCTCCCTACAA GATGCTCTGAAAATTCTAGAATCATGTGA
- the LOC122029417 gene encoding succinate dehydrogenase [ubiquinone] iron-sulfur subunit 1, mitochondrial-like, producing the protein MAAARVLLRRGSSAARGMLPTYGPPTTVASPTAARLLLAQAHSSQSDSAAAKPKRSKTFAIYRWNPDHPEKPQLQQYEIDLGECGPMVLDALIKIKNEIDPSLTFRRSCREGICGSCAMNIDGDNGLACLTKISSSSGASTITPLPHMYVIKDLVVDMTNFYSQYKSVEPWLKRKDPPPTPGKEILQSKKDRAKLDGMYECILCACCSTSCPSYWWNPETYLGPAALLHANRWIQDSRDQYTKERLDAVNDEFKLYRCHTIMNCAHACPKGLNPAKQIESIKKLQLQ; encoded by the exons ATGGCCGCTGCGAGGGTTCTTCTCCGCCGAGGCTCCTCCGCTGCGCGTGGCATGCTCCCCACCTATGGCCCTCCGACCACCGTTGCGTCCCCCACAGCGGCTCGTCTCCTCCTGGCGCAGGCCCACTCCTCCCAGTCCGACTCCGCCGCGGCCAAGCCCAAGCGCAGCAAGACCTTCGCCATCTACCGATGGAATCCGGATCATCCCGAGAAGCCTCAGCTCCAGCAGTACGAGATCGATCTCGGTGAGTGCGGCCCCATGGTCCTTGATGCCCTGATCAAGATAAAAAATGAGATCGATCCTTCCCTCACTTTCCGCCGCTCCTGCCGTGAGGGCATCTGCGGGTCCTGCGCAATGAACATCGATGGGGACAACGGGCTTGCCTGTCTCACCAAGATCTCGTCCTCCTCCGGTGCCAGCACGATCACTCCGCTGCCGCATATGTACGTGATCAAGGATCTGGTGGTGGACATGACAAACTTCTACAGCCAGTACAAGAGCGTGGAGCCATGGCTTAAGAGGAAGGACCCCCCGCCAACCCCAGGGAAGGAGATCCTTCAGAGCAAAAAGGATCGCGCCAAGCTGGATGGTATGTACGAGTGTATCCTTTGCGCCTGCTGCAGCACCTCCTGCCCTAGCTACTGGTGGAACCCTGAGACCTATCTCGGGCCAGCTGCCCTCCTCCATGCCAATAG GTGGATACAGGACAGCCGAGATCAGTACACCAAGGAGCGGCTGGATGCTGTAAATGATGAATTCAAGCTGTACCGTTGCCACACCATCATGAACTGTGCCCATGCATGCCCCAAGGGACTCAATCCTGCAAAGCAAATCGAGTCAATCAAGAAGCTTCAGCTTCAATGA
- the LOC122029408 gene encoding uncharacterized protein LOC122029408 isoform X1, whose translation MGFLENLEFYLKMSRKELQQLCKQNDLPANRSHSQLAKSLVSHLQKRNAVLVASLEKSVYFMDGSSKNPFASESITKQTINCPVESTTGDKRLLCQLDSEKEVTESVVNITNEKPETVTKVFCPLWPANTKEQKYIQDIVPCRHDRPHEYSMESGFVSGDEILTRIPPFQFFVMSEGGIDLFVDLSSSPLDWINSLKDDVCVHQNAKLHESMAPSEDISNLPEADDHMNISPSVNTGLNLNDTEIERNSGCTNSSLSSVVSENCNSEAYPPDTTVATSGSSVLISGSVPAGSSGLLEEIQVVSSCAPYTVQNHMASRIASCPPEEQESAIVSFAMVKSNASLSNMPLQSAADMGNGVSDPVAVGDCTRKTASVNFVDCEVEAPYNTESDVADKDNLASAKEMPDNIDTENYAHKNHGGASESFTDFIIEQPDNTTHGKLSNSCQHSGQMVLDSSMADAQSEIGTVDLPFCQQSCTNCETLVTEGSISTFQDESGHSTPMEEKDASECSRIPSTSADTKRPNNLENPKDPHVKRHLVCDKIMSVEIVTKLRNSRSSAKKILSGAIVQPRRSTRLASK comes from the exons ATGGGGTTTCTAGAGAATTTAGAATTCTATCTCAAAATGTCGAGAAAGGAGCTTCAACAATTGTGCAAACAGAATGATCTTCCTGCAAATAGGAGTCATTCTCAATTGGCTAAGTCCTTGGTTTCACACTTACAG AAAAGAAATGCTGTTTTGGTAGCTTCACTGGAAAAATCAGTTTATTTCATGGATGGATCTTCTAAGAACCCATTTGCATCAGAGTCAATCactaaacaaacaatcaattgtCCTGTTGAATCAACCACAG GTGACAAGCGACTATTATGTCAGCTTGATAGCGAGAAGGAAGTTACTGAGTCTGTAGTCAATATTACAAATGAGAAG CCAGAAACTGTAACAAAAGTTTTTTGCCCATTATGGCCTGCAAATACTAAAG AGCAGAAATATATCCAGGATATTGTTCCATGTAGACATGATAGGCCTCATGAATACTCAATGGAAAGTGGGTTTGTTTCTGGTGATGAAATTTTGACTAGAATTCCTCCATTTCAATTCTTTGTGATGTCAGAAGGTGGAATAGATTTATTTGTTGACTTGAGTTCTAGCCCATTGGATTGGATCAATAGCCTAAAAGATGATGTGTGTGTTCATCAAAATGCAAAACTTCATGAATCAATGGCTCCTTCCGAAGACATCAGTAATTTACCAGAAGCTGATGATCATATGAACATTTCACCATCTGTTAATACTGGGCTAAACCTTAATGACACTGAAATTGAGAGGAACAGTGGTTGTACCAATTCATCATTGAGTTCTGTTGTTAGTGAGAACTGTAATTCTGAGGCTTACCCACCAGATACAACTGTGGCGACATCTGGATCTTCTGTTTTAATATCGGGCAGTGTCCCTGCTGGGTCATCAGGACTTTTGGAGGAAATCCAAGTAGTTTCGTCCTGTGCACCGTACACAGTCCAAAACCACATGGCATCACGCATTGCATCTTGCCCCCCTGAAGAGCAAGAATCTGCTATTGTTTCCTTTGCAATGGTCAAGAGCAATGCATCACTAAGCAACATGCCTCTTCAATCAGCTGCTGACATGGGCAATGGGGTCAGTGATCCTGTTGCAGTTGGTGACTGCACTCGTAAAACTGCATCTGTTAATTTTGTTGATTGCGAAGTTGAAGCTCCATATAATACAGAATCTGATGTTGCAGACAAAGATAACCTTGCATCAGCAAAAGAAATGCCAGATAATATAGACACAGAGAACTATGCTCATAAAAATCATGGGGGAGCAAGTGAGTCATTTACAGATTTTATAATTGAGCAGCCAGACAATACAACTCACGGGAAGTTGTCAAATTCGTGTCAGCATAGTGGACAGATGGTACTGGATAGTTCAATGGCTGATGCACAATCGGAAATCGGGACAGTGGATCTTCCTTTCTGTCAGCAATCATGTACTAATTGTGAAACATTGGTTACTGAGGGATCAATATCAACATTTCAAGATGAATCG GGTCATAGTACACCAATGGAGGAAAAGGATGCCTCAGA ATGCTCTAGAATCCCTTCAACCTCAGCTGACACTAAGAGACCTAACAACTTAGAGAATCCCAAGGATCCCCATGTTAAGAGGCATCTTGTTTGTGACAAAATCATGAGTGTAGAGATTGTCACAAAATTAAGAAACAGCAGAAGTTCAGCAAAGAAAATTCTGTCTGGTGCTATAGTTCAGCCTAGGCGGTCCACAAGGCTTGCTTCTAAG TAA
- the LOC122029408 gene encoding uncharacterized protein LOC122029408 isoform X2, with the protein MGFLENLEFYLKMSRKELQQLCKQNDLPANRSHSQLAKSLVSHLQKRNAVLVASLEKSVYFMDGSSKNPFASESITKQTINCPVESTTGDKRLLCQLDSEKEVTESVVNITNEKPETVTKVFCPLWPANTKEQKYIQDIVPCRHDRPHEYSMESGFVSGDEILTRIPPFQFFVMSEGGIDLFVDLSSSPLDWINSLKDDVCVHQNAKLHESMAPSEDISNLPEADDHMNISPSVNTGLNLNDTEIERNSGCTNSSLSSVVSENCNSEAYPPDTTVATSGSSVLISGSVPAGSSGLLEEIQVVSSCAPYTVQNHMASRIASCPPEEQESAIVSFAMVKSNASLSNMPLQSAADMGNGVSDPVAVGDCTRKTASVNFVDCEVEAPYNTESDVADKDNLASAKEMPDNIDTENYAHKNHGGASESFTDFIIEQPDNTTHGKLSNSCQHSGQMVLDSSMADAQSEIGTVDLPFCQQSCTNCETLVTEGSISTFQDESKIVAVSMC; encoded by the exons ATGGGGTTTCTAGAGAATTTAGAATTCTATCTCAAAATGTCGAGAAAGGAGCTTCAACAATTGTGCAAACAGAATGATCTTCCTGCAAATAGGAGTCATTCTCAATTGGCTAAGTCCTTGGTTTCACACTTACAG AAAAGAAATGCTGTTTTGGTAGCTTCACTGGAAAAATCAGTTTATTTCATGGATGGATCTTCTAAGAACCCATTTGCATCAGAGTCAATCactaaacaaacaatcaattgtCCTGTTGAATCAACCACAG GTGACAAGCGACTATTATGTCAGCTTGATAGCGAGAAGGAAGTTACTGAGTCTGTAGTCAATATTACAAATGAGAAG CCAGAAACTGTAACAAAAGTTTTTTGCCCATTATGGCCTGCAAATACTAAAG AGCAGAAATATATCCAGGATATTGTTCCATGTAGACATGATAGGCCTCATGAATACTCAATGGAAAGTGGGTTTGTTTCTGGTGATGAAATTTTGACTAGAATTCCTCCATTTCAATTCTTTGTGATGTCAGAAGGTGGAATAGATTTATTTGTTGACTTGAGTTCTAGCCCATTGGATTGGATCAATAGCCTAAAAGATGATGTGTGTGTTCATCAAAATGCAAAACTTCATGAATCAATGGCTCCTTCCGAAGACATCAGTAATTTACCAGAAGCTGATGATCATATGAACATTTCACCATCTGTTAATACTGGGCTAAACCTTAATGACACTGAAATTGAGAGGAACAGTGGTTGTACCAATTCATCATTGAGTTCTGTTGTTAGTGAGAACTGTAATTCTGAGGCTTACCCACCAGATACAACTGTGGCGACATCTGGATCTTCTGTTTTAATATCGGGCAGTGTCCCTGCTGGGTCATCAGGACTTTTGGAGGAAATCCAAGTAGTTTCGTCCTGTGCACCGTACACAGTCCAAAACCACATGGCATCACGCATTGCATCTTGCCCCCCTGAAGAGCAAGAATCTGCTATTGTTTCCTTTGCAATGGTCAAGAGCAATGCATCACTAAGCAACATGCCTCTTCAATCAGCTGCTGACATGGGCAATGGGGTCAGTGATCCTGTTGCAGTTGGTGACTGCACTCGTAAAACTGCATCTGTTAATTTTGTTGATTGCGAAGTTGAAGCTCCATATAATACAGAATCTGATGTTGCAGACAAAGATAACCTTGCATCAGCAAAAGAAATGCCAGATAATATAGACACAGAGAACTATGCTCATAAAAATCATGGGGGAGCAAGTGAGTCATTTACAGATTTTATAATTGAGCAGCCAGACAATACAACTCACGGGAAGTTGTCAAATTCGTGTCAGCATAGTGGACAGATGGTACTGGATAGTTCAATGGCTGATGCACAATCGGAAATCGGGACAGTGGATCTTCCTTTCTGTCAGCAATCATGTACTAATTGTGAAACATTGGTTACTGAGGGATCAATATCAACATTTCAAGATGAATCG AAGATAGTGGCTGTTTCCATGTGTTAG